The Bacteroidota bacterium genome has a segment encoding these proteins:
- a CDS encoding phytoene/squalene synthase family protein, whose protein sequence is MTRSALAASYAICRAITREHARTFYFASHVLGPRLRRAAYAIYGFCRLADDVVDRAKLGADPRLVQEELEGFRRAVRALRKDTSSAEGHQPWFAALQDTVRSFGIPPQLFEELLDGVQMDVEKKRYETFQELYDYCYRVASVVGLMLCHVFGYRSPEALGRAVDMGVAMQLTNILRDIPEDYRLGRIYLPQEELEAYGYTEAELARGVVNEAFRALMAFEVERARAYYRRAWGGIPLLQSRQGRICTRIMSRLYAGILDEIERAGYDVFRRRAFVRLGRKVVLGAQAALKRPGWGIVGWSAWDFYGGLQLK, encoded by the coding sequence GTGACTCGTTCCGCCCTAGCCGCCTCCTATGCGATCTGCCGGGCCATTACGCGCGAGCATGCCCGCACCTTTTATTTCGCCTCTCACGTCTTAGGCCCCCGTCTGCGGCGCGCGGCGTATGCGATTTATGGTTTCTGTCGGCTTGCCGATGACGTGGTAGACCGCGCCAAACTGGGGGCCGACCCTCGTTTGGTACAGGAGGAGCTAGAAGGCTTTCGCCGCGCTGTGCGCGCCCTGCGCAAAGACACCTCTTCCGCGGAGGGCCATCAACCTTGGTTTGCCGCGCTGCAGGATACGGTGCGCTCCTTCGGCATCCCGCCTCAGCTTTTTGAGGAGCTTCTGGACGGGGTGCAGATGGACGTAGAAAAAAAGCGCTATGAGACCTTTCAGGAGCTTTATGACTATTGCTACCGGGTCGCCTCCGTTGTGGGGCTCATGCTCTGTCACGTGTTCGGCTACCGAAGCCCCGAGGCGCTGGGCCGAGCGGTGGACATGGGCGTGGCCATGCAGCTGACGAACATCCTGCGGGATATCCCCGAGGATTACCGGCTTGGGCGCATTTACTTGCCGCAAGAGGAGCTCGAAGCCTATGGGTACACGGAGGCGGAGCTCGCCCGGGGCGTCGTAAACGAGGCTTTCCGTGCGCTCATGGCTTTTGAGGTGGAACGCGCCCGCGCCTATTACCGGCGCGCCTGGGGGGGTATCCCCCTGCTCCAGAGCCGACAGGGGCGCATCTGCACCCGCATTATGAGCCGGCTTTACGCCGGCATACTGGATGAGATTGAACGCGCCGGATACGATGTCTTTCGAAGACGCGCCTTCGTACGACTGGGCAGAAAAGTCGTGCTGGGCGCCCAGGCGGCACTGAAACGTCCCGGTTGGGGCATAGTCGGCTGGAGCGCGTGGGATTTTTACGGAGGCCTGCAACTGAAATAA
- a CDS encoding helix-turn-helix domain-containing protein, giving the protein MSTVEVAQLLGVTETTIKRWADAQRIPCIRTPGGHRKFRPEDVLAFAQAHGYPIEQLLTRRPRIRFPRSWDQLREWLYRQLLWGNADAVREQLYSWYSSGLELAALYDELISPVLERIGQEWASGSLSVAQEHLASNTLSEALQGFRQLTRPASAGLRRAVCAALEQEEHTLGLLMAAHLLELAGFQVDFLGARTPVRDLIGWLSEHKPQLLCLAFVIPLEPERAHRVLRSISLQAQRLGVRVLAGGRSADPAWVALQLVDGVYKRLRELQDAVKSG; this is encoded by the coding sequence TTGAGCACGGTTGAGGTAGCGCAGCTTCTGGGCGTTACGGAGACGACTATCAAACGCTGGGCGGACGCACAGCGCATCCCCTGCATCCGCACGCCGGGCGGGCATCGCAAGTTCCGGCCGGAGGACGTGCTGGCCTTTGCGCAAGCGCACGGATATCCGATCGAGCAGCTGTTGACCAGAAGACCCCGCATCCGTTTTCCGCGATCTTGGGACCAGCTGCGGGAGTGGCTCTATAGACAGCTTCTATGGGGCAACGCCGATGCGGTGCGCGAGCAGCTTTATAGCTGGTACAGCTCTGGGCTCGAACTAGCCGCCCTTTATGATGAGCTCATAAGCCCCGTTCTGGAGCGCATCGGGCAAGAGTGGGCCTCTGGATCTCTCAGTGTGGCCCAGGAGCATTTGGCCTCCAACACGCTTAGCGAAGCGCTTCAGGGGTTTCGGCAGCTCACGCGCCCCGCATCGGCAGGCCTTCGACGCGCCGTATGCGCCGCCTTAGAGCAAGAGGAACATACGCTGGGCCTGCTCATGGCGGCGCACTTGCTTGAACTGGCCGGCTTTCAGGTGGACTTCCTAGGGGCGCGCACTCCAGTGCGAGATCTAATTGGCTGGCTTTCCGAGCACAAACCGCAGCTGCTCTGCTTGGCCTTCGTGATCCCCCTAGAGCCTGAAAGGGCCCATAGGGTGCTGCGCAGCATAAGCCTTCAGGCTCAGCGCCTAGGCGTGCGGGTGCTTGCCGGAGGCCGATCGGCTGATCCCGCCTGGGTCGCATTGCAGCTTGTAGATGGGGTCTATAAGAGACTTCGGGAACTTCAGGACGCCGTAAAGTCGGGGTGA